In Oryza sativa Japonica Group chromosome 3, ASM3414082v1, one DNA window encodes the following:
- the LOC4333548 gene encoding mediator of RNA polymerase II transcription subunit 19a: MSGFNRMGSDGNFGKGPRELTGAVDLISRYKLLNHHSFFCKKPLPLAISDTNYLHNVVGDTEIRKGEGMELDQLFQDAYLREKTSYIQPFDMETLGQAFQLRETAPIDLPSAEKGTPTISGKSKIKSKDKVKKHKRHKEKDKDKYKDQKKHKHRHKDRSKDKEKEKEKEKEKEKKKDKSAHHDSGADRSKKHHEKKRKQEGLEDLASGHNPKKVQKRKNQ, translated from the exons ATGTCAGGGTTTAATCGGATGGGTTCTGATGGCAATTTTGGCAAAG GTCCACGGGAGCTCACTGGTGCTGTTGACTTAATTAGCCGTTACAAGCTCCTGAACCATCATAGTTTCTTTTGCAAGAAACCTTTGCCACTGGCAATTTCCGATACAAATTATCTTCACAATGTTGTGGGAGACACAGAAATACGTAAAGGGGAAGGAATGGAGCTTGATCAACTCTTTCAGGATGCATACCTAAGGGAGAAGACCTCTTACATTCAACCCTTTGACATGGAAACACTTGGACAAGCATTTCAGCTGCGAGAAACAGCACCAATAGATTTGCCTTCT GCTGAAAAAGGTACGCCAACTATATCGGGTAAATCAAAGATCAAGTCCAAAGACAAAGTAAAGAAGCATAAAAGGCACAAGGAGAAAGACAAGGACAAGTACAAGGATCAGAAGAAGCACAAACATCGCCATAAAGATCGGagtaaagataaagaaaaagaaaaagaaaaagaaaaggaaaaagaaaagaagaaggatAAGAGTGCGCATCACGATTCAGGAGCTGATCGCTCCAAAAAACATCATGAGAAG aagaggaagcaagAGGGATTGGAAGATTTGGCAAGTGGTCATAACCCCAAGAAAG TACAAAAGCGCAAAAATCAATGA